In Homo sapiens chromosome 11, GRCh38.p14 Primary Assembly, one DNA window encodes the following:
- the SAC3D1 gene encoding SAC3 domain-containing protein 1 isoform a (isoform a is encoded by transcript variant 2), giving the protein MPGCELPVGTCPDMCPAAERAQREREHRLHRLEVVPGCRQDPPRADPQRAVKEYSRPAAGKPRPPPSQLRPPSVLLATVRYLAGEVAESADIARAEVASFVADRLRAVLLDLALQGAGDAEAAVVLEAALATLLTVVARLGPDAARGPADPVLLQAQVQEGFGSLRRCYARGAGPHPRQPAFQGLFLLYNLGSVEALHEVLQLPAALRACPPLRKALAVDAAFREGNAARLFRLLQTLPYLPSCAVQCHVGHARREALARFARAFSTPKGQTLPLGFMVNLLALDGLREARDLCQAHGLPLDGEERVVFLRGRYVEEGLPPASTCKVLVESKLRGRTLEEVVMAEEEDEGTDRPGSPA; this is encoded by the exons ATGCCCGGCTGCGAGCTGCCCGTGGGCACCTGCCCGGACATGTGCCCGGCCGCCGAGCGCGCCCAGCGCGAAAGGGAGCACCGCCTGCACCGCTTGGAGGTGGTGCCGGGTTGCCGCCAGGACCCGCCCCGCGCGGATCCGCAGCGCGCGGTGAAGGAGTACAGCCGACCCGCCGCCGGCAAGCCCCGGCCCCCGCCCAGCCAGTTGCGTCCGCCCTCCGTGCTGCTGGCCACCGTGCGCTACCTGGCCGGTGAGGTGGCGGAGAGCGCCGACATCGCCCGCGCCGAGGTGGCCAGCTTCGTGGCAGACCGCTTGCGAGCTGTGCTCCTGGACCTGGCGCTGCAGGGAGCGGGCGACGCCGAGGCAGCTGTGGTGCTGGAGGCGGCGCTGGCCACGCTGCTGACCGTAGTGGCGCGGCTCGGGCCCGACGCGGCGCGGGGACCCGCGGACCCGGTGCTGCTGCAGGCCCAGGTGCAGGAGGGCTTCGGCTCGCTGCGGCGCTGCTACGCGCGGGGCGCCGGGCCGCACCCCCGCCAACCCGCCTTCCAGGGCCTCTTTCTGCTCTATAACCTGG GCTCGGTGGAAGCCCTGCATGAGGTTCTACAGCTGCCTGCTGCCCTGCGCGCCTGCCCGCCCCTCCGCAAGGCCTTGGCGGTAGATGCTGCCTTCCGAGAGGGCAATGCTGCCCGCCTGTTCCGTCTGCTCCAGACCCTGCCCTACCTGCCAAGTTGCGCTGTGCAGTGCCATGTGGGCCATGCCCGCCGGGAAGCCCTGGCCCGCTTCGCTCGTGCCTTTAGCACCCCCAAGGGCCAGACCTTGCCTCTGGGCTTCATGGTCAACCTCTTGGCCCTGGATGGACTCAGGGAAGCACGGGACCTGTGCCAGGCCCACGGGCTGCCCTTGGACGGAGAGGAGAGAGTTGTGTTCCTGAGGGGTCGCTACGTGGAGGAAGGGCTACCGCCTGCCAGTACGTGCAAGGTGTTAGTGGAGAGCAAACTTCGAGGACGTACCCTGGAGGAGGTGGTCAtggcagaggaggaagatgagggcaCGGACAGACCTGGGTCCCCAGCCTGA
- the SAC3D1 gene encoding SAC3 domain-containing protein 1 isoform c (isoform c is encoded by transcript variant 5), whose protein sequence is MPGCELPVGTCPDMCPAAERAQREREHRLHRLEVVPGCRQDPPRADPQRAVKEYSRPAAGKPRPPPSQLRPPSVLLATVRYLAGEVAESADIARAEVASFVADRLRAVLLDLALQGAGDAEAAVVLEAALATLLTVVARLGPDAARGPADPVLLQAQVQEGFGSLRRCYARGAGPHPRQPAFQGLFLLYNLEMGSRMLPLEFLGSSDPPAPPSQVAGCGHHAQ, encoded by the exons ATGCCCGGCTGCGAGCTGCCCGTGGGCACCTGCCCGGACATGTGCCCGGCCGCCGAGCGCGCCCAGCGCGAAAGGGAGCACCGCCTGCACCGCTTGGAGGTGGTGCCGGGTTGCCGCCAGGACCCGCCCCGCGCGGATCCGCAGCGCGCGGTGAAGGAGTACAGCCGACCCGCCGCCGGCAAGCCCCGGCCCCCGCCCAGCCAGTTGCGTCCGCCCTCCGTGCTGCTGGCCACCGTGCGCTACCTGGCCGGTGAGGTGGCGGAGAGCGCCGACATCGCCCGCGCCGAGGTGGCCAGCTTCGTGGCAGACCGCTTGCGAGCTGTGCTCCTGGACCTGGCGCTGCAGGGAGCGGGCGACGCCGAGGCAGCTGTGGTGCTGGAGGCGGCGCTGGCCACGCTGCTGACCGTAGTGGCGCGGCTCGGGCCCGACGCGGCGCGGGGACCCGCGGACCCGGTGCTGCTGCAGGCCCAGGTGCAGGAGGGCTTCGGCTCGCTGCGGCGCTGCTACGCGCGGGGCGCCGGGCCGCACCCCCGCCAACCCGCCTTCCAGGGCCTCTTTCTGCTCTATAACCTGG agatgggatctcgcatGTTGCcactcgaattcctgggctcaagtgatcctcctgccccaccctcccaagtagccgggtgTGGCCATCATGCCCAGTGA
- the SAC3D1 gene encoding SAC3 domain-containing protein 1 isoform b (isoform b is encoded by transcript variant 3) — translation MPGCELPVGTCPDMCPAAERAQREREHRLHRLEVVPGCRQDPPRADPQRAVKEYSRPAAGKPRPPPSQLRPPSVLLATVRYLAGEVAESADIARAEVASFVADRLRAVLLDLALQGAGDAEAAVVLEAALATLLTVVARLGPDAARGPADPVLLQAQVQEGFGSLRRCYARGAGPHPRQPAFQGLFLLYNLGESGSWRLGRAWGQEPTMTVEARWKPCMRFYSCLLPCAPARPSARPWR, via the exons ATGCCCGGCTGCGAGCTGCCCGTGGGCACCTGCCCGGACATGTGCCCGGCCGCCGAGCGCGCCCAGCGCGAAAGGGAGCACCGCCTGCACCGCTTGGAGGTGGTGCCGGGTTGCCGCCAGGACCCGCCCCGCGCGGATCCGCAGCGCGCGGTGAAGGAGTACAGCCGACCCGCCGCCGGCAAGCCCCGGCCCCCGCCCAGCCAGTTGCGTCCGCCCTCCGTGCTGCTGGCCACCGTGCGCTACCTGGCCGGTGAGGTGGCGGAGAGCGCCGACATCGCCCGCGCCGAGGTGGCCAGCTTCGTGGCAGACCGCTTGCGAGCTGTGCTCCTGGACCTGGCGCTGCAGGGAGCGGGCGACGCCGAGGCAGCTGTGGTGCTGGAGGCGGCGCTGGCCACGCTGCTGACCGTAGTGGCGCGGCTCGGGCCCGACGCGGCGCGGGGACCCGCGGACCCGGTGCTGCTGCAGGCCCAGGTGCAGGAGGGCTTCGGCTCGCTGCGGCGCTGCTACGCGCGGGGCGCCGGGCCGCACCCCCGCCAACCCGCCTTCCAGGGCCTCTTTCTGCTCTATAACCTGGGTGAGTCGGGATCCTGGCGGCTGGGCAGAGCGTGGGGACAGGAGCCCACCATGACAGTGGAG GCTCGGTGGAAGCCCTGCATGAGGTTCTACAGCTGCCTGCTGCCCTGCGCGCCTGCCCGCCCCTCCGCAAGGCCTTGGCGGTAG
- the SNX15 gene encoding sorting nexin-15 isoform A (isoform A is encoded by transcript variant A), protein MSRQAKDDFLRHYTVSDPRTHPKGYTEYKVTAQFISKKDPEDVKEVVVWKRYSDFRKLHGDLAYTHRNLFRRLEEFPAFPRAQVFGRFEASVIEERRKGAEDLLRFTVHIPALNNSPQLKEFFRGGEVTRPLEVSRDLHILPPPLIPTPPPDDPRLSQLLPAERRGLEELEVPVDPPPSSPAQEALDLLFNCESTEEASGSPARGPLTEAELALFDPFSKEEGAAPSPTHVAELATMEVESARLDQEPWEPGGQEEEEDGEGGPTPAYLSQATELITQALRDEKAGAYAAALQGYRDGVHVLLQGVPSDPLPARQEGVKKKAAEYLKRAEEILRLHLSQLPP, encoded by the exons TTCATCTCAAAGAAGGACCCAGAGGATGTCAAAGAG GTGGTGGTCTGGAAGCGGTACAGCGACTTCCGCAAGCTGCATGGAGACCTGGCCTACACCCACCGCAACCTCTTCCGCCGCCTCGAGGAGTTCCCTGCTTTCCCCCGGGCCCAGGTGTTTG GCCGGTTTGAAGCCTCAGTGATCGAGGAGCGGCGAAAGGGGGCAGAGGACCTGCTTCGCTTCACTGTGCACATACCTGCGCTCAACAACAGCCCCCAGCTCAAGGAGTTCTTCCGG GGTGGGGAGGTGACCCGACCCTTGGAGGTGTCCAGGGACCTACACATCCTGCCACCCCCTCTGATCCCCACCCCGCCCCCTGATGACCCCCGGCTATCCCAACTGCTCCCTGCAGAAAGGAGGGGCCTCGAGGAATTGGAGGTGCCAG TGGACCCCCCACCATCCAGCCCTGCCCAGGAGGCCCTGGATCTCCTCTTTAACTGTGAGAGCACCGAGGAGGCATCTGGTTCCCCTGCCCGAGGCCCCCTCACCGAGGCTGAGCTTGCCCTCTTCGACCCCTTCTCCAAGGAAG AAGGcgcagcccccagccccacccatgTGGCTGAGCTGGCAACGATGGAGGTGGAGTCTGCAAGGCTGGACCAGGAACCCTGGGAgccaggagggcaggaggaggaagaggatggggAAGGAGGGCCCACCCCTGCCTACCTAAGCCAGGCCACAGAGCTCATCACCCAGGCCCTGCGGGATGAGAAGGCAGGCGCttacgctgctgcactccagggCTATCGAGACGGCGTGCACGTCTTGCTTCAGGGAGTCCCCA GTGACCCGTTGCCTGCCCGCCAGGAAGGTGTGAAGAAGAAGGCAGCTGAGTACCTGAAGCGGGCAGAGGAGATCCTGCGCCTGCACCTGTCTCAACTCCCACCCTAA